A part of Carettochelys insculpta isolate YL-2023 chromosome 1, ASM3395843v1, whole genome shotgun sequence genomic DNA contains:
- the TIMM10B gene encoding mitochondrial import inner membrane translocase subunit Tim10 B isoform X2, with product MDLPAEQQQQLRSLRDFLLVYNRMTELCFLRCVSNLNYRALTREEESCLDSCAGKLVHSNHRLMRAYMQLMPSLVQRRISDYEATAARTALSAAPAALPVPVGPGTHPGRQASRAVAPESTPETAG from the exons ATGGACCTGCCggcggagcagcagcagcagcttcgcagc CTGCGGGATTTCCTGTTGGTCTACAACAGGATGACAGAGCTCTGCTTCCTGCGCTGTGTCTCCAACCTGAACTACCGGGCACTTACAAGGGAGGAG gagtcctgtctggataGCTGTGCCGGGAAGCTCGTCCACTCCAACCACCGCCTTATGAGGGCCTACATGCAGCTTATGCCTTCGCTTGTGCAGCGTCGCATCTCAGACTACGAGGCCACTGCAGCCCGGACAGCCCTgagtgctgcccctgctgccctgccagtccCAGTTGGACCTGGAACCCACCCTGGCCGGCAGGCCAGTCGTGCTGTGGCTCCAGAGAGCACCCCAGAGACTGCTGGCTAG
- the TIMM10B gene encoding mitochondrial import inner membrane translocase subunit Tim10 B isoform X1, with product MDLPAEQQQQLRSLRDFLLVYNRMTELCFLRCVSNLNYRALTREEQESCLDSCAGKLVHSNHRLMRAYMQLMPSLVQRRISDYEATAARTALSAAPAALPVPVGPGTHPGRQASRAVAPESTPETAG from the exons ATGGACCTGCCggcggagcagcagcagcagcttcgcagc CTGCGGGATTTCCTGTTGGTCTACAACAGGATGACAGAGCTCTGCTTCCTGCGCTGTGTCTCCAACCTGAACTACCGGGCACTTACAAGGGAGGAG caggagtcctgtctggataGCTGTGCCGGGAAGCTCGTCCACTCCAACCACCGCCTTATGAGGGCCTACATGCAGCTTATGCCTTCGCTTGTGCAGCGTCGCATCTCAGACTACGAGGCCACTGCAGCCCGGACAGCCCTgagtgctgcccctgctgccctgccagtccCAGTTGGACCTGGAACCCACCCTGGCCGGCAGGCCAGTCGTGCTGTGGCTCCAGAGAGCACCCCAGAGACTGCTGGCTAG